The following proteins come from a genomic window of Ornithinimicrobium cryptoxanthini:
- the gatA gene encoding Asp-tRNA(Asn)/Glu-tRNA(Gln) amidotransferase subunit GatA: MSTVTELTRLTAAQMADGLAAADFTSVELTQAHLDRISALNPVLNAFLQVDAEGALATAADVDARRAAGETLPRLAGVPIAVKDIACTQGIPTTAGSRTLQGWVPPYDATIVTRLKEAGLPILGKTNMDEFAMGSSTEHSAYGPTRNPWDLDRIPGGSGGGSAAAVAAFLAPLAIGSDTGGSIRQPAAVTGSVGAKPTYGGVSRYGIIALASSLDQIGPCARTVTDAALLHEVIGGHDPMDSTSIDAPVPAVVEAAANRDLTGLRVGIVTELTGDGYQAGVQARFDESVELLRQAGAEIVEVSCPHFDYAMAAYYLILPSEASSNLARFDAMRYGLRVSPEGVESPSAEQVMGASRDAGFGDEVKRRIILGTYALSSGYYDAYYGQAQKVRTLIARDFEAAFEQADVLISPTAPTTAFRIGDKLEDPMAMYLNDIATIPANLAGIPGLSLPSGVTDEDGLPVGIQILAPATQDQRMYAVGGALEALLAQQWGGSGSVLDRAPEVTTGVTSGNRTGPATSEEAR; the protein is encoded by the coding sequence ATGTCGACAGTCACCGAGCTCACCCGCCTCACCGCCGCGCAGATGGCCGACGGCCTGGCGGCCGCCGACTTCACCTCTGTGGAGCTGACCCAGGCCCACCTAGACCGCATCAGCGCGCTCAACCCGGTGCTCAACGCCTTCCTGCAGGTGGACGCCGAGGGCGCGCTGGCCACCGCTGCCGACGTCGACGCACGTCGCGCGGCTGGAGAGACCCTGCCCCGCCTCGCCGGGGTCCCGATCGCGGTCAAGGACATCGCCTGCACGCAGGGCATCCCGACCACGGCCGGCTCCAGGACGCTCCAGGGCTGGGTCCCGCCCTATGACGCCACGATCGTCACCCGCCTCAAGGAGGCCGGCCTGCCGATCCTCGGCAAGACCAACATGGACGAGTTTGCGATGGGCTCCTCCACCGAGCACTCCGCCTATGGGCCGACCCGCAACCCGTGGGACCTGGACCGGATCCCCGGCGGCTCCGGAGGTGGCAGCGCGGCGGCGGTCGCTGCGTTCCTGGCGCCGCTGGCCATCGGCTCCGACACTGGCGGCTCGATCCGCCAACCGGCGGCCGTGACCGGTTCGGTCGGGGCCAAGCCGACCTATGGCGGCGTCTCGCGCTACGGCATCATCGCGCTCGCCTCGAGCCTGGACCAGATCGGCCCGTGCGCCCGCACCGTCACCGACGCCGCGCTGCTGCATGAGGTCATCGGTGGCCACGACCCGATGGACTCGACCAGCATCGATGCCCCGGTCCCGGCCGTCGTCGAGGCCGCCGCCAACCGGGACCTGACCGGGCTGCGCGTCGGCATAGTCACCGAGCTGACCGGTGATGGCTACCAGGCCGGTGTCCAGGCCCGCTTCGACGAGTCGGTCGAGCTGCTGCGCCAGGCCGGCGCCGAGATCGTCGAGGTCTCCTGCCCGCACTTCGACTACGCGATGGCTGCCTACTACCTGATCCTGCCGAGCGAGGCCTCCTCCAACCTGGCCCGCTTCGACGCGATGCGTTATGGCCTGCGGGTCAGCCCCGAGGGCGTGGAGTCGCCGAGCGCCGAGCAGGTCATGGGTGCCAGTCGCGACGCCGGCTTCGGCGACGAGGTCAAGCGCCGCATCATCCTGGGCACCTATGCGTTGTCCTCGGGCTACTACGACGCCTACTACGGCCAGGCGCAGAAGGTCCGCACGCTGATCGCGCGCGACTTCGAGGCGGCGTTCGAGCAGGCTGACGTGCTGATCAGCCCCACGGCGCCGACCACGGCGTTCCGGATAGGGGACAAGCTGGAGGACCCGATGGCGATGTACCTCAACGACATCGCCACCATCCCCGCCAACCTCGCCGGGATCCCCGGACTGTCCCTGCCCAGCGGCGTGACGGACGAGGACGGCCTGCCCGTCGGCATACAGATCCTCGCCCCGGCGACCCAGGACCAGCGGATGTATGCCGTGGGTGGCGCCCTCGAGGCCTTGCTGGCTCAGCAGTGGGGCGGGTCGGGCAGCGTCCTGGACCGGGCCCCAGAAGTGACTACAGGGGTCACCTCCGGAAATCGCACCGGGCCGGCCACGAGCGAGGAGGCGCGATGA
- the gatC gene encoding Asp-tRNA(Asn)/Glu-tRNA(Gln) amidotransferase subunit GatC, with protein sequence MSALSRDDVAHVAMLARIQLTDEELDRLAGQLDQIVGWVGQINEVAAQDVPPMSHPLPLTNVTRADEVRPSLTAEQALSGAPEAAQQRFSVPRILDEE encoded by the coding sequence ATGTCCGCTTTGTCCCGCGACGATGTCGCGCACGTCGCCATGCTGGCCCGGATCCAGCTCACCGATGAGGAGCTCGACCGGCTGGCCGGTCAGCTCGACCAGATCGTCGGCTGGGTCGGTCAGATCAATGAGGTCGCCGCGCAGGACGTGCCGCCGATGAGCCACCCCCTGCCGCTGACCAACGTGACCCGCGCCGACGAGGTGCGCCCGAGCCTGACCGCGGAGCAGGCGCTGTCCGGCGCCCCCGAGGCCGCGCAGCAGCGGTTCAGCGTCCCCCGCATCCTGGACGAGGAGTGA
- a CDS encoding DUF488 domain-containing protein, which yields MTEIKTQRVYAGAPGGWHSILVDRVWPRGIAKGDLDVTWLKEVGPSTELRTWFGHDPEKFDEFAQRYRQELDGSDALDELLHEVRGYQRVVLLFGAKDEEHNQAVVLATLLRERLSG from the coding sequence ATGACCGAGATCAAGACACAACGGGTGTATGCCGGTGCACCGGGTGGCTGGCACTCGATCCTGGTCGATCGGGTCTGGCCGCGCGGGATCGCCAAGGGCGACCTGGACGTCACCTGGCTCAAGGAGGTCGGCCCGTCCACGGAGCTGCGCACGTGGTTCGGGCACGACCCCGAAAAGTTTGACGAGTTCGCCCAGCGCTATCGCCAGGAGCTGGACGGGTCGGACGCGTTAGACGAGCTGCTCCACGAGGTGCGCGGCTACCAGCGGGTGGTGCTGCTGTTCGGGGCCAAGGACGAGGAGCACAACCAGGCCGTCGTCCTGGCCACGCTGCTCCGCGAGCGGCTGAGTGGCTGA
- a CDS encoding mycoredoxin, with amino-acid sequence MSEEDRSVVVYWRPGCGYCMRLKASLGDLGAKALWVNIWQDDDAAAFVRSVNDGNETVPTVVIDGTAHTNPSASTVRERLETLA; translated from the coding sequence ATGTCTGAGGAAGATCGCTCGGTGGTCGTCTACTGGCGTCCGGGCTGCGGCTACTGCATGAGGCTCAAGGCGTCGCTCGGCGACCTGGGTGCCAAGGCTCTCTGGGTGAACATCTGGCAGGACGACGACGCCGCGGCGTTCGTGCGCAGCGTCAACGACGGCAACGAGACGGTGCCCACGGTGGTCATCGACGGCACAGCCCACACCAACCCTTCCGCCAGCACCGTTCGGGAGAGGCTGGAGACACTGGCATGA
- a CDS encoding class F sortase translates to MRPPTDEGRHRLTEGRHRMTAGRRHLVVRAACGLLLALGLSSLAVALDDGVQTPDLALGTPLSEPSAQRAAFVADGATPALPAPSLGRSAVEVLASASAPPAGAKAAAPTAPLGTSSPDGVNGEVARPTTLSIPTIDVKSLVNPLGLNADGTLEVPARGPLYDQAAWFDGSPRPGQDGPAVLLGHVNGRGGVPSVFFRLAELRVGDQVVVDGTDGSPAVFEVYLTEQYPKDAFPTAAVYGDTEGAELRLITCAGAWDAGVGHYQDNTVVYARLLPSG, encoded by the coding sequence GTGCGTCCTCCGACAGACGAAGGCCGTCACCGGCTGACCGAGGGTCGTCACCGGATGACCGCAGGCCGCAGGCACCTCGTGGTGCGTGCGGCCTGCGGGCTTCTGCTGGCGCTGGGGCTCAGCTCGCTGGCGGTCGCACTCGACGATGGCGTTCAGACTCCGGACCTGGCGCTGGGCACGCCGCTGTCCGAGCCTTCTGCGCAGCGGGCTGCCTTTGTTGCTGACGGTGCTACCCCGGCTCTACCCGCGCCGTCGTTGGGCCGTTCCGCGGTCGAAGTCCTCGCGTCGGCCTCAGCCCCTCCAGCCGGGGCCAAGGCGGCTGCGCCGACCGCACCCCTGGGCACCTCGTCGCCCGACGGGGTCAACGGCGAGGTCGCACGCCCCACCACGCTGTCCATTCCCACCATCGATGTGAAGTCCCTAGTAAATCCCCTCGGCCTGAATGCCGACGGCACTCTCGAGGTCCCCGCACGCGGACCGCTTTATGACCAGGCTGCCTGGTTCGACGGTTCACCGCGTCCGGGCCAGGACGGTCCCGCGGTGCTCCTGGGGCACGTCAACGGGCGCGGCGGGGTGCCATCGGTCTTCTTCAGGCTGGCCGAGCTGCGCGTCGGCGACCAGGTCGTCGTCGACGGCACCGACGGCTCTCCAGCCGTTTTCGAGGTCTACCTGACCGAGCAGTACCCCAAGGACGCCTTCCCCACCGCGGCCGTCTACGGTGACACCGAGGGCGCGGAGCTTCGGCTGATCACCTGCGCCGGAGCCTGGGACGCAGGGGTCGGCCACTACCAGGACAACACCGTCGTCTATGCACGACTGCTACCCAGCGGGTAG
- a CDS encoding ice-binding family protein yields MSAHSALPPRPFYLTRKLFAAVLGLGLTLVLTVAMIGPAEAVDRVGLGTATSYAVLAGSTVTNTGPSVINGDLGVSPGTAITGFPPGQINGEVHAADAVANVAKNDLATAYNDAAGRATDVTVTADLAGQTLVPGVYTGATLALNGQLTLDGANEPDPVFIFQASSTLITGSSSSIIFINGADACDVYWQVGSSATIGTGTAFAGTVMAMTSITANTGATVQGRLLARSAAVTLDTNTINVPACDDAPTPTEPAPTPTEPAPTEPAPTEPGPTPTEPAPTEPGPTPTEPAPTEPGPTPTEPAPTEPGPTPTEPAPTPTEPGPTPTEPAPTEPGPTPTEPAPTEPGPTPTEPAPTEPGPTPTEPAPTEPGPTPTEPAPTEPGPTPTEPAPTEPGPTPTEPTSPQNGQISPLPSGGVQTGGSPSEGANGLLLTAGLLASVLGLGGLVMTRPRKTSNSG; encoded by the coding sequence ATGTCAGCTCATTCCGCCCTACCTCCTCGACCCTTCTACCTCACTCGTAAACTCTTCGCCGCAGTTCTCGGCCTAGGACTGACCCTCGTGCTCACGGTCGCAATGATCGGCCCAGCCGAGGCCGTGGACCGAGTGGGCCTTGGGACCGCCACCAGTTACGCCGTGCTGGCCGGCTCCACCGTGACCAACACCGGTCCTTCCGTGATCAACGGAGACCTCGGAGTGAGTCCCGGCACCGCGATCACCGGCTTCCCTCCGGGTCAGATCAACGGAGAGGTTCACGCGGCCGACGCCGTCGCGAACGTCGCCAAGAACGATCTCGCCACGGCTTACAACGATGCCGCAGGGCGCGCGACGGACGTCACTGTCACCGCAGACCTCGCTGGACAGACGCTCGTGCCCGGGGTCTACACCGGCGCCACTTTAGCGCTTAACGGTCAATTGACCTTGGACGGAGCAAACGAGCCGGATCCCGTTTTCATCTTCCAGGCATCCTCAACGCTCATCACCGGCTCGAGCAGTTCCATCATCTTTATCAACGGTGCAGACGCCTGTGACGTTTATTGGCAGGTGGGCAGTTCGGCCACCATTGGCACTGGAACTGCCTTCGCCGGCACCGTCATGGCGATGACGTCGATTACCGCCAATACCGGGGCAACGGTCCAGGGACGACTCCTGGCCCGCAGTGCCGCAGTCACCTTGGACACGAACACCATCAACGTGCCAGCCTGCGACGACGCTCCGACCCCGACCGAGCCTGCTCCGACTCCGACTGAGCCTGCTCCGACTGAGCCTGCTCCGACTGAGCCTGGTCCGACTCCGACCGAGCCTGCTCCGACTGAGCCTGGTCCGACTCCGACCGAGCCTGCTCCGACTGAGCCTGGTCCGACTCCGACCGAGCCTGCTCCGACTGAGCCTGGTCCGACTCCGACCGAGCCTGCTCCGACTCCGACTGAGCCTGGTCCGACTCCGACCGAGCCTGCTCCGACTGAGCCTGGTCCGACTCCGACCGAGCCTGCTCCGACTGAGCCTGGTCCGACCCCGACCGAGCCTGCTCCGACTGAGCCTGGTCCGACCCCGACCGAGCCTGCTCCGACTGAGCCTGGTCCGACCCCGACCGAGCCTGCTCCGACTGAGCCTGGTCCGACCCCGACCGAGCCTGCTCCGACTGAGCCTGGTCCGACCCCGACCGAGCCGACAAGTCCTCAGAACGGGCAGATCAGTCCCTTGCCGAGTGGCGGGGTACAGACTGGCGGAAGCCCGAGCGAAGGAGCGAACGGCTTGCTCCTGACGGCCGGCCTCCTCGCTTCGGTGCTCGGCCTCGGCGGGCTGGTCATGACCCGTCCACGCAAGACGTCGAACTCTGGCTGA
- a CDS encoding IS630 family transposase has translation MARSGRSKPALVLNEQERDQLQRWARSRKSSRALALRSRIVLGCAAGADNKSVAAELGCSAATVGKWRSRFVKSRLDGLSDEERPGRPPRITAEQVEEAVAATLESTPANATHWSRAKMAERTGLSKSSIGRIWKAFELKPHRTDGFKLSNDPLFVEKVYDIVGLYLHPPENAVVLSVDKKSQLQALATSQPASPMMPGMSERRTHDHVRQGTTSLFAALNVADDTVIASTHRRHRTSDFKKFLAKIEDQVPAHLDVHVVCDSHGTHKHPSIKKWLESHPRFTTHVTPTYSSWVNQVERLFAQVTRELLQRSDFRSVQALEKDLRGWGRTWNENPKPFVWTKTADEILASLGRLPPRTTGAGH, from the coding sequence ATGGCGCGATCAGGACGCTCGAAGCCCGCCCTTGTGCTGAACGAGCAGGAGCGTGATCAGCTCCAGCGGTGGGCCAGGAGCCGGAAGTCCTCGCGGGCGCTGGCGTTACGTTCCCGCATCGTGCTCGGGTGCGCTGCGGGAGCAGATAACAAGAGCGTGGCCGCGGAACTGGGCTGCTCGGCAGCCACGGTCGGCAAGTGGCGGTCCCGGTTCGTGAAGTCACGCCTGGACGGCCTCAGCGATGAGGAGAGGCCCGGCCGTCCGCCGAGAATCACCGCCGAGCAGGTCGAGGAGGCGGTGGCGGCTACTTTGGAGTCCACGCCAGCCAACGCGACGCACTGGTCACGGGCGAAGATGGCCGAACGGACCGGGCTGTCCAAGTCCTCGATCGGGCGGATCTGGAAGGCCTTCGAACTCAAGCCGCACCGCACGGACGGGTTCAAGTTGTCCAACGACCCGCTGTTCGTGGAGAAGGTGTACGACATCGTCGGTCTCTACCTGCACCCGCCGGAGAACGCGGTCGTGCTCAGCGTCGATAAGAAGAGCCAGTTGCAGGCCCTGGCCACGTCCCAGCCAGCGTCCCCGATGATGCCCGGGATGTCTGAGAGACGCACCCACGACCACGTCCGGCAGGGCACCACCAGCCTGTTCGCCGCGCTGAACGTGGCCGACGACACCGTGATCGCCTCCACCCACCGCCGCCATCGGACGAGCGATTTCAAGAAGTTCCTGGCCAAGATCGAGGACCAGGTCCCTGCCCACCTGGATGTGCACGTGGTCTGCGACAGCCACGGCACCCACAAGCACCCGAGCATCAAGAAGTGGTTGGAGTCCCACCCACGGTTCACGACGCACGTCACCCCGACCTACTCCTCCTGGGTCAACCAGGTCGAGCGACTTTTCGCCCAAGTCACCCGCGAACTGCTGCAACGCTCAGATTTCCGGTCCGTCCAAGCACTGGAGAAGGATCTCCGCGGCTGGGGACGCACCTGGAACGAGAACCCCAAGCCGTTCGTCTGGACCAAGACCGCAGACGAGATCCTCGCCTCACTCGGCAGGCTCCCTCCACGAACTACCGGCGCGGGACACTAG
- a CDS encoding DUF488 family protein, giving the protein MAQPPTLLTVGHGTLDQHKLGDLLVGAEVQRLVDVRRFPGSRHNPDSRREALEQWLPGRGIDYHWEERLGGRRRLDPEQEAASPDRWWRVAQFRAYAAGTRTPEFADAMSDLLTTAAERRTVIMCSEAVWWRCHRRIVADVATLQHGVSVQHLMHDGRLTDHPVSEGAQLTQEATVVWDG; this is encoded by the coding sequence ATGGCTCAGCCACCGACCCTCCTGACCGTCGGGCACGGCACGCTCGACCAGCACAAGCTCGGTGACCTGCTGGTCGGCGCCGAGGTGCAGCGGCTCGTCGACGTCCGTCGGTTCCCCGGCAGCCGCCACAACCCCGACTCCCGCCGGGAGGCACTGGAGCAGTGGCTACCCGGACGCGGCATCGACTATCACTGGGAGGAGCGTCTCGGTGGGCGACGCCGGCTGGACCCTGAGCAGGAGGCGGCCAGCCCTGACCGGTGGTGGCGGGTCGCGCAGTTCCGGGCCTATGCCGCCGGCACCCGCACACCCGAGTTTGCCGACGCGATGAGCGACCTGCTGACGACTGCTGCTGAGCGGCGCACGGTGATCATGTGCAGCGAGGCGGTGTGGTGGCGCTGTCACCGGCGGATCGTCGCCGACGTGGCCACGCTGCAGCACGGCGTCAGCGTGCAGCACCTGATGCACGACGGACGACTCACGGACCACCCGGTGAGCGAGGGCGCGCAACTGACCCAGGAGGCCACAGTCGTTTGGGACGGGTGA
- a CDS encoding MFS transporter, whose protein sequence is MRTHVEPGHVDYVPDPARWRILLVLLAAIFMSLISVSIVNVALPAIQEGVDATESDLQWVLSGYALTFGVVLVAAGRAGDVMGRGGIFLVGVLIFTLSSVAASFAPTADWLIVARFAQGVGSGLLNPQGVGMIQQYFRGAERGRAFGYFGSTVGVSVAIGPVLGGLLIDVGGPDLGWRLTFLVNVPIGILTIVLALLWFPKPLTQRSALAGSLLRTVRSLDPIGALLLGVAVLAILWPFMEARSSAMTWLLLPVGVLMVWVWVRWERYYKASGRSPMVDLSIFRTRSFSNGTLIVGLYFLGMTSIWVLVALYMQQGAGRSALEAGMVGLPSAVLSALAANWAGRRVLRLGRRLVIGGLYLALIGLGLSAAVVFLHEAVGLSVWWLLLTLSLIGVAQGTVISPNQTLTLAEVPLRYAGSSGAIMQTGQRMGTSIGIAVITAAVFAALQVSSWSTATALGFALIAGVILVALAVAYKDLHDRRGGTTPHA, encoded by the coding sequence GTGCGCACGCACGTCGAGCCGGGCCACGTGGACTATGTCCCCGACCCCGCTCGCTGGCGGATTTTGCTGGTGCTGCTCGCGGCGATCTTCATGTCATTGATCTCGGTGAGCATCGTCAATGTCGCGCTCCCCGCGATCCAGGAAGGTGTGGACGCCACCGAGTCGGACCTGCAGTGGGTGCTGTCCGGCTATGCGCTGACCTTTGGTGTGGTGCTCGTGGCCGCGGGCCGTGCGGGCGACGTGATGGGTCGCGGCGGCATCTTCCTGGTCGGCGTGCTGATCTTCACCCTCTCCTCGGTCGCCGCCAGCTTCGCGCCGACCGCCGACTGGCTGATCGTCGCCCGCTTCGCCCAGGGGGTCGGCTCCGGGCTGCTGAACCCCCAGGGCGTCGGCATGATCCAGCAATACTTCCGCGGTGCTGAGCGCGGCCGCGCGTTCGGCTACTTCGGCAGCACTGTGGGTGTGTCCGTGGCGATCGGGCCGGTGCTCGGCGGGTTGCTCATCGACGTCGGCGGGCCTGACCTGGGCTGGCGGCTCACCTTCCTGGTGAACGTGCCGATCGGGATCCTCACCATCGTCCTGGCACTCCTCTGGTTCCCGAAGCCGTTGACCCAACGCAGCGCCCTCGCCGGCTCGCTGCTGCGCACCGTGCGCTCGCTGGACCCGATAGGTGCGCTGCTCCTGGGCGTGGCCGTCCTGGCGATCCTGTGGCCGTTCATGGAGGCCCGGTCCTCGGCGATGACCTGGCTGCTGCTCCCGGTCGGGGTGCTGATGGTCTGGGTGTGGGTGCGCTGGGAGCGCTATTACAAGGCCAGCGGCCGCAGCCCGATGGTGGACCTGAGCATCTTTCGCACCCGCAGCTTCAGCAACGGCACGCTCATCGTGGGGCTGTACTTCCTCGGCATGACCAGCATCTGGGTGCTCGTCGCGCTCTATATGCAGCAGGGCGCCGGCCGCTCCGCGCTCGAGGCCGGCATGGTGGGACTGCCGTCGGCCGTGCTGTCCGCCCTCGCCGCCAACTGGGCCGGGAGGCGGGTGTTGCGGCTCGGACGACGACTCGTCATCGGCGGGCTCTATCTCGCGCTGATCGGGCTCGGCCTGAGTGCCGCGGTGGTCTTCCTCCACGAGGCCGTGGGGCTGAGCGTCTGGTGGCTGCTGCTCACCCTGTCCTTGATCGGGGTCGCCCAGGGCACGGTGATCAGCCCGAACCAGACCCTCACCCTCGCTGAGGTGCCGTTGCGGTATGCCGGCAGCTCCGGTGCGATCATGCAGACAGGTCAGCGGATGGGCACCTCGATCGGCATCGCCGTCATCACCGCCGCGGTCTTCGCCGCGCTGCAGGTCTCCAGCTGGTCGACCGCGACCGCGCTCGGCTTCGCCCTGATCGCCGGCGTCATCCTGGTCGCCCTGGCGGTCGCCTACAAGGATCTCCACGACCGACGCGGGGGCACCACGCCGCACGCGTGA
- the ligA gene encoding NAD-dependent DNA ligase LigA: MSETAPEDVRHEWTELAEQIREHQFAYYVKDAPTISDGEFDVLLRRLEAIEEEWPELRVPESPTQLVGGSFSTEFAAVDHVERMLSLDNAFSIEEVSAWADRVEREAGGVDVHYLCELKIDGLAVNLLYEKGRLVRAATRGDGRTGEDVTLNVRTIQGIPHTLVAPEDQEGAAVPIPDLLEVRGEVYFPVTAFEELNASLVEAGKAPFANPRNTAAGSLRQKDPRVTASRGLRMLVHGIGARTGFEMTRQSQAYELLGAWGFPVSARAKVVDDLADVEEFITYYGDHRHDAAEHELDGIVVKVDEVSVQRRLGSTSRAPRWAIAYKYPPEEVTTKLLDIRVNVGRTGRVTPYGVMEPVKVAGSTVEQATLHNGYEVERKGVLIGDTVVLRKAGDVIPEIVGPVAELRDGSEVAFVMPTNCPSCGTTLAEQKEGDKDIRCPNAQSCPAQLRERLFSLAGRGAFDIEALGGEGVNALLDAGVINNESTLFRLTAEDIARVPLYTRAAKKTDPPESVVDGRVLSANGTKLVANLEQAKSQPLWRVLVSLSIRHVGPTAARALATEFGSMDAIREAGVEQLAATEGVGGIIAQSVVDWFEVDWHRAIVEEWAADGVRMADERDESVIRNLEGLTVVVTGSLEGFSRDESKEAIVSRGGKAAGSVSKKTDYVVVGENAGSKADKAEELGVPILDEAGFRRLLETGSPD, from the coding sequence GTGAGCGAGACAGCACCGGAGGACGTCCGGCACGAGTGGACCGAGCTGGCCGAGCAGATCAGGGAGCACCAGTTCGCCTACTACGTCAAGGATGCCCCGACGATCAGCGACGGTGAGTTCGACGTGCTGCTCAGGCGTCTGGAGGCGATCGAGGAGGAGTGGCCCGAGCTGCGGGTGCCGGAGTCACCGACCCAGCTGGTCGGCGGGTCCTTCTCGACGGAGTTTGCGGCGGTCGATCACGTCGAGCGGATGCTCAGTCTGGACAACGCCTTCTCCATCGAGGAGGTGTCGGCCTGGGCGGACCGCGTCGAGCGCGAGGCCGGGGGCGTCGACGTGCACTACCTGTGCGAGCTCAAGATCGACGGTCTCGCGGTCAACCTGCTCTATGAGAAGGGGCGCCTGGTGCGCGCGGCGACCCGCGGCGATGGCCGCACCGGTGAGGACGTCACCCTCAACGTGCGCACGATCCAGGGGATCCCGCACACGCTGGTCGCGCCGGAGGACCAAGAGGGTGCTGCGGTGCCGATCCCGGACCTGCTGGAGGTGCGCGGCGAGGTCTACTTCCCGGTCACGGCCTTCGAGGAGCTCAACGCCTCCCTGGTCGAGGCGGGCAAGGCGCCGTTTGCCAACCCGCGCAACACCGCGGCAGGGTCGTTGCGGCAGAAGGACCCTCGGGTGACCGCCTCGCGCGGTCTGCGGATGCTGGTGCACGGCATCGGCGCGCGCACCGGGTTCGAGATGACACGGCAGTCGCAGGCCTACGAGCTGCTCGGCGCCTGGGGCTTCCCGGTGTCTGCCCGGGCCAAGGTCGTGGACGACCTCGCCGACGTGGAGGAGTTCATCACCTACTACGGCGATCACCGCCACGACGCTGCCGAGCACGAGCTTGACGGGATCGTCGTCAAGGTCGACGAGGTCAGCGTGCAGCGCCGGCTCGGCTCAACCTCGCGCGCGCCGCGGTGGGCGATCGCCTACAAGTATCCGCCCGAGGAGGTCACCACCAAGCTGCTCGACATCAGGGTCAACGTGGGGCGCACGGGGCGCGTGACGCCATACGGCGTGATGGAGCCGGTGAAGGTGGCCGGGTCGACCGTCGAGCAGGCGACGTTGCACAACGGCTATGAGGTGGAGCGCAAGGGCGTGCTGATCGGTGACACGGTGGTGCTGAGGAAGGCCGGCGACGTGATCCCGGAGATCGTCGGTCCGGTCGCTGAGCTGCGCGACGGGAGCGAGGTGGCGTTCGTGATGCCGACGAACTGCCCCTCGTGCGGCACCACGCTGGCCGAGCAGAAGGAGGGCGACAAGGACATCCGCTGCCCCAATGCGCAGAGCTGCCCGGCCCAGCTGCGCGAGCGGTTGTTCAGTCTGGCCGGGCGCGGCGCCTTCGACATCGAGGCGCTCGGTGGGGAGGGAGTCAACGCCCTGCTGGACGCCGGCGTGATCAACAACGAGTCGACCCTGTTCCGCCTGACTGCCGAGGACATCGCGCGCGTGCCGCTCTACACCCGCGCCGCCAAGAAGACGGACCCGCCTGAGTCGGTGGTGGACGGGCGGGTGCTCTCGGCGAACGGCACGAAGCTGGTGGCCAACCTGGAGCAGGCCAAGAGCCAGCCGTTGTGGCGGGTGCTGGTGTCGCTGTCGATCCGGCACGTCGGGCCGACCGCGGCGCGCGCCCTGGCGACCGAGTTCGGCTCGATGGACGCCATCCGCGAGGCGGGGGTCGAGCAGCTGGCGGCCACGGAGGGTGTCGGCGGGATCATCGCCCAGTCGGTCGTCGACTGGTTTGAGGTGGACTGGCACCGCGCGATCGTGGAGGAGTGGGCAGCCGACGGGGTCCGGATGGCCGACGAGCGTGATGAGTCGGTGATCCGCAACCTGGAGGGGCTGACTGTGGTGGTCACCGGCTCCCTGGAGGGCTTCAGCCGAGACGAGTCCAAGGAGGCGATCGTCTCGCGCGGAGGCAAGGCAGCCGGCTCGGTGAGCAAGAAGACCGACTATGTCGTCGTGGGCGAGAACGCCGGCTCCAAGGCCGACAAGGCCGAGGAGCTGGGCGTGCCGATCCTGGACGAGGCTGGCTTCCGGCGGCTGCTGGAGACCGGTTCACCGGACTGA